A genomic window from Chitinophaga sp. Cy-1792 includes:
- a CDS encoding AMP-binding protein encodes YVIYTSGSTGRPKGCMLEHRGVVNRLEWMWQHYQFSAADIILQKTTFTFDVSVWELFLPLCWGARMVLCHKDDIGAPERLRALIARHQVSCLHFVPGMFNAFITTL; translated from the coding sequence CTTATGTGATCTATACTTCTGGTTCTACTGGCCGGCCGAAAGGCTGTATGCTGGAGCATCGTGGCGTGGTAAACAGATTGGAGTGGATGTGGCAGCACTATCAGTTTAGTGCAGCAGACATCATCCTGCAGAAGACCACCTTCACCTTTGATGTATCGGTATGGGAATTGTTCCTGCCGCTGTGTTGGGGCGCGCGTATGGTGTTGTGCCATAAAGATGATATCGGTGCACCGGAACGTTTACGTGCGTTGATTGCGCGTCATCAGGTGAGCTGCCTGCACTTTGTGCCGGGTATGTTCAATGCTTTTATCACTACTTTAT